Below is a genomic region from Meleagris gallopavo isolate NT-WF06-2002-E0010 breed Aviagen turkey brand Nicholas breeding stock chromosome 5, Turkey_5.1, whole genome shotgun sequence.
ctctgcagatgaagATTTGTCCCATCTACATGCTTTCTGTAAGAATCATACAAGCCAGGAACATCAAGTCAAGAGACCTATGTGAGTTGTGGTTTGCTTGTGTTTTTAGTCACCTCTAGAGTTTACATAGTGAGTAATGTTCCTAAGTTCTGAAGGTATACAAATAACATATACACATAAAGCAGAGCAATAGAAATACTAACATCAGGGCTGTAATTAGATCAAATGCCTGAGGTATCACTAGTTTAGAGGCCAGATCTATTGGCATTTCAGAGAAACTGTAAAATCCAAGACTCCCAGCTGAACTTTCTGAACCAGTAAGGGAAAGTAGACCACGTGAGGGAACTGCAATCTATACATTTTCTTGGAGTCAAAGGTCAATTAGGGAATTTCAGACCTTCTAAAGAGGGTCATCTGGGGTGTTTCATGTTAAATAATGTTCCTAAATTTTTGACTAAGGAGAATCTCTGTAGATCCTGCCCTAACCACATTCTGAATGTGCAGGCAAAACAGACTTTTCTGTCTACTTTTTTATTCCACTTTCTTTAACTTCTTATCTTGCTCTCACAGCCTCCTATGGCTCATTCTCAGGGTGTCTGATGGATCAGCCATTCAGCTGTCATTTTTTGCAGTGTTCTGTGTGCTTCTCAGCCAGCAGAAAAACCTGAAGCTGCCTTTTCTTATACTCTCACTGTACGTCAGGTATTATGTCCAGAGGTGGACACCAGAATGGCCATAGTCTGACGAGGCCTGTATTTGAGTCTCAATGATCTGTTCTGTCTACTCTATTGAAGGGGCAGTTCCACTTTCCTGCCAAAACCTTGCGGGGCATTGTTATTCACTGCTTGGTACCAGTCTGAAGTATTTAGGCCTCTCGGGCTGCAGTAGACGTCTTCAGTCAAGTCCAGACTCCAGCTCTGAAAGACATCAACTTGGAGATTTCTTTTCACACCGTTGTCAAGCTCCACAAAGTAAATGTGCTTTCCGACCTTGCTTTTCCCAAAGGACAACTGCTCCAGACACTGACCACACTAACCATAAAAAATGGGTTTAGACTGGAATTGAGAAGATTTCCAACCTGTTTTTCGTCCCACAGTGGCCTGTAACTGCAACAGATCTTCCCCTGTAGCTAACCCTTCTAGATAGCAGTCATGTCCCCCCGTGTTTATGTTGTGAGACTGAGCAAGCCAGTCTCATGTCATCTTGTCTGTAATATGTGTTTTCCTTTCGTGTAACCATCCTAATTGTTCTTTTTGGAACTAGCATTAGTTTCAGTTAAACTTCTTTTAAACACAGTTGACTGGAATGGTAGGGATTATGCCTGATGAATGGTCAGCGGGctcttttctacttctttttcttcacatggGAAACACTGCTCTCAGTGTATCTTGTGTGTGCATGCGTGCATGTGGTATTTGCAATTTGTAGCTGCCCAGAAATTAGTTTGTATACCAAGATGGTTTTCCTTGTTTGCTTCCAACCAGTGatctctttatttattattattattttttaaaagtatttattattcCCCAGAATCATGGCCTTGCCCATCTATAATATTGGCgtctggattttattttatttttctgctgcagtgactGCATCAGACTGCTATGTGCGCTTGTGGCTGCCATCTGCTTCAAATGAAAAACTTCAGACCAAAACTATCAAGAATTCTGACAACCCTGTCTGGAATGAGACTTTCTACTTTAGGATCCAGAGAGAAGTTGaggtattaaaaaaatggaGATTTTACAATTTTGAATTGCTGGGAGTCCACAATTGACTCCCTGTTGATCAAATGTGCTAAATAACTTAAGACATTGCTTATGAGATGGAATTTCCAGGTGATTTGTtagcacaaagcagcagatacACAAAGTAGCGTTTCCCTCAACAAGTTGTAGACAGTGATATAAATTCCTATATCTGAGCTAATCTGGATTTCCTTTGTTGTCACCTGAGAGATGTAAATACTGCTGTAGCATGCCTTATCTCTGGGGTATTTTGAATGGTTAGTGTAGAACGAGTATTTCATCTGCTGGTTTTAAGGGAAGGATAGTGGGGTTGCTGCACAGTTAATAGAACTTTGAGGATGAACAAACTGAATAAGTGCATTCATTGGGTTATCAGAAGTGGTGCAGAGCACCGAACATCTTCTCTGTCTTGGAATAGTGAGATTGCTGATGGCTGTTGTCTTCTACTCCATGATACATTTCCCAGGGCTGGATTTTAATGATTCAGTTCCAAATTACCAGACTCCTGAAAGCACAGGTTCCATTATTCATGCCACTGTGCTAGTCAATCAGCTACGAAAGTCtgtaatcattttatttatattttttcctgaaaacagcAGTTCAATAAGagttcatatttattttcttctactacCAGAACATCTTAGAATTGGCAGTGTGTGATGAAGATCCACTCACCAAAGATGACATGCAGTTCACAgttctttttaatattgctaGAGTCAGACCCGGAGAGAGAGTCCGTGAGAAGTTTGCTTTGAAATCAGAGGTAAGGTCTGAAAATACATGGAATTATTTACTTTCCATGTTGGCTTCTGTGTTAGATAGAATTTGGGTCTGCATCATCAATATCTCATCAAGTCAGTTATCATTGTGGTAGATTTTTGTGACTTTATTAATCTGTTTTCACAgattcagaaaatgaagcatATTCTATATCGTGCAACCACCTCTGTGTAggcaaaataaatgttaataGCTAGCATCTGTAAATACAGTCATTTTCATCATTTATAATCCCCCAAAcaattttcttactttttagCTTTATTCCACTTTTCCTGTGCTTGGAGAACATTTCCCCTTGATGACTTCTTATTAAAAACTTGAAGATAATCAACTAACCACTTGAATTAATGATTCTTTCAGACTTTTCCTGTTAATGTTCATATTGGATTTCTTCTACTTTATTGAGGTTTTCATAGCCAATAGGTAAGGGGTGCCTGTCCTActagtattttttaataaggaaaGAGAGTTGTCCAGTGGACAAAACTGGGATAGTTCTGTGACAGTTCCTGGGCTTCTATGAGTTGTGTCTGAGGTACTGCTGTACACTTCCAATAGTAAAGAGACAGTCCATAGCAGAGCTTCAGCTACTTCTTGAATGCTGAGAGCTCTTAACAGGGATTCCCCGCCATGACTCTGCAGGCTGGTAGAATGCACTTCTCAGCCACTCACTGAATCACTGGGAAATGTTAATGATTCAATAACCTCCTTGGCTGGGAGCATTCTTCTCCCCTTCATCTCTGCTGGATTCAGCATGAATgtaatttaaatggaaatgacAGCAGAATTTGTCACATTTGTTACTGAGTGTCAACGCCTTTATGCTGTGCAGACCATCTTCGcagaaattcattttatttctgttttatccAAGCTTTTCCACTCTAGGTTTTTGTGAATTGTATAGTTCTACATATCCCACAGTGGTAGAATATTAATCTTACATGCATTTCCTGCAATCTCAGCTTTGGAAAGAAGTGACATACAGATTATTTGGTAATGTTAACAGAAGAGACATCAGACATGGtgctgaaatgcttttcaaGTTTCTTGTGaatgcctcatctctggaggcattctgaaggccaggttggatggggccctgagcaactCGATCTGGGGGTGACAGTCCTGCCCACAGCATGGCATTGGAACAGGATGGCTTTAAAGACCCTTCCCACCCAAATCCTTCTATGATTTTGGGTGTCTCTACCAGTAAACTCTTGCAGACTCCAataatctgtatttattttactcttttctttttagaaagagAGGTGCATTAAGAAATGGGAAAGTTTGGAAGTGGAATTCTGGATGGAAAAAATGTGAGTAAAATTCCAAAGCTGAAAGGCATATATCTGCCAGGCAGTGTaataagaaagcagaaattcatGCAACTCTTCTTCCCAGTAGTGAGttattgtttcaatttttttgtttgtttgttttaacttaACTTCCCCAACAAATTCTGTCTTTTAGTGTATTGTATGCAAATCTTACATATGTTTGGTTCTTATATCCTGATCATTGTAATGCAGTAACATTGGCAGGATTCAATAACTTGCACATGAGATGCATCCAAGACATAACACTATAACAGCTATTATCACTAATTTAAAAATGCCATGAACACCATGATGTTTCTAAAacaccagaaaacaaaatgtatgtGGAGCGATGTAGACAGCATTAGATAAATCATTAGGTGATAGTTTAGttaaactgaaaaaacatgCAATCTACAAATAATACAGTTACGATCCCCCCTCTTCAAAGTGATAATCAACATTGTAGGAGAACAAATTCAGTAAGAGAGGAGAACAAATTCAATTCTCTTTTAAATGCTCTTGGAAGTAATATAGTCCATTTAAAACTGACTAAATGCATGATTAGAACAGGCAGCTGTgaatggaaaacactgagaaaatcCATTCTTTTATGAGAGACACCTTAAGAGATAGTGTAAGCATCGCCTGCAAGAGTGGAGTCAGTATCAACCAGATTAAAGTTCAGAGTAAGAAGCAGTTCTTAGAAGCTGGCCTGAGCAAATTTATACTAGAAGTAAACAGCATATTTTTCACAGCTCAAGTTACTAGAGGTGTAGGGGATTCTCCATTTTTGGAAGTGAAACCAAGTTATTTGAAGATAAATGCATTCTGCAGAAGTTAGAGAGCTGGATGTGCTGCTTTGTAAAATATCCTAGACTTTGCAGATGGTCAAAGATCACGTACTACATAACTTTAGTGGTCCTTTCAGATCTACGAAAGCACTTAGGAATGTGTGCAACATGTTGCCATTGGAATATTAGCTGTAATGAGAGGTTCTGTTAGTAGACTCTGTAGTTATTTAATTCCATGAGTAAGTCCAACCATTCAGTGACAGATCTGGGTCTTGCAAGGTGAGATGTCAGGGACAAAATCTTTGTTACTTACCTTTGTGTTTTTCCAGTCATACATATAGCCCAGTGGGAGCCAATTCTaatttgcctttctttggacCAGTTGTAAATTATTATATAGATCAGTCAAAAATGTCTTTCCTAAAAAGTATTTGGAGAGTACGTTATTAGTCATCTTTGCTTTTCCCCAAGCCATATGGCCATTTCGTAAGGACAGTACATGATTCCAAATGGACGAATGCACcttttttcttgtagttttAAGAACTGATATTTTTATGGGCTCTTATGTTAGGTACTGCATTTTTGTTCATGTGTTTAGCAGATGATCACATGGTATACCTTTCAGAAAGTAAAGGATGACACTAATGTAACTATATTCTGTTTTACACAAAGGAAGTAATGAAACTGCTATTAAAAATACTGGATTCTCACAAATNNNNNNNNNNNNNNNNNNNNNNNNNNNNNNNNNNNNNNNNNNNNNNNNNNNNNNNNNNNNNNNNNNNNNNNNNNNNNNNNNNNNNNNNNNNNNNNNNNNNGCGCGGAGCGGGATTCGGGGTCGCGGTGGCGGGAGGCTCCGCCGTCCCTCGGCTCGTTCCTTCTCCGTCGTCCCCCCGCCCCCATTTCGCACGGAAGCCGGGAGGGTGATTTGCCGCAGGCTTTGCCCCAGTCTCTTTGGCCGGCTCCGGGGATGTGCGGAGGGGAGGGCTTTGGCCAGAGCTCTGCGCTCCTTGGCAGCGGCAGTTCCTCGCGCCCCTCCGTCGGCCGGGATGGGGGCTGTCGCGTACCTTTATTACCGGGTATCGCCGATCCGTGTGCGTACCAACAGCGGAGCTCAATTTGTGGGAGTTAAGAACTCCCTCGCGTTTATTCTCTGCTCTTAATAACTGAGTGCGGCAttgtgctgctgggctgcagagccCGAGGTGGAGCCAGCGTGTCTCGAGCGAAGGCAAGGGGTTGACGGACAGACCCCATGGCGACTGATTGCGAAGTGCAGGGATGGGAACATCTTAGGTCTGCTGGTTTGGTTTAAATCTGCTAATTGGCAGTAAAAGAAGGATAATCTTTTGTGAAAGCCTCTGAGAAGGAATAATTCTGCAGCCACCCTCGTTATTAAATCTTGCTTTTGGCATTTCTTGGAAATAATGAAGCTTAAAAATTGTTGTAGATATCTTACTGACCCTCGAGTGCATCTTTCAGTTTAGGTTACTGCTGATTTGATCCTCTGGAATCTGCAGAAGGAAGGTCAGCCAGCCGCTGCGAATAGCAGAGTAACAGGAGTGGAGCTCTGGAGCAGGATCGCTGAGAGATGTGTGAACACGCATAAGCACAGCTGAGCTGTCAAGTATTTCTGCCTCAGACCTGGGCTTGTTCCCCAGGCACGGTTTGCGTGGGGTATAATATCTCCTGATACCTGGAGATGATGTCGGTTGAAGGGTCTACAATAACAAGTCGGATCAAGAACCTCCTTCGCTCTCCCTCCATtaagctgagaagaaacaagcCTGGGAACAAGCGTGAAGATATAGGAAATAAGGTGAGTGTTGCATGGTGCTGCCATGCTTGCTTTAACTTTGTTGCACATAGTCCCATCTGTACTGAAAATACCTCCATGGGAGACTTGGGGTGACCAGAGAATCACACAGAACATCTGATATGTGGTTATAGTATGTCTTTTAGTTGGGATCTTTAGGCAGGGTTTGAAAGAGTCTGTTCACAATGGATGTGACTGGAAGTACCCAGTCTGAAGTCGTGCTGTATCGGAAAGCTTTTTGGGTTTTCTTCATTCTAGCATATGGAGTTGTTATGGATGACTGGCAGGAGGAACGTAATGCTATTCCTTCCTCCATGTTCTGAACTGCTACCTGGTGTTACAGGCAACTAACAATACACAGAGACTTGTTTTTCCGTGTAAGCAATGGCTCTTAGCCCCACAAAGGAGTGTTCTGTGAGCATCTGGGGAAGGGTGAGATGCTTAGAAAGGTGGAAAGTGTTATTTGTGTCTCTGAAGAGACTGTTCAGATGGAGTTTGCATTCTGCCATCCTGAATGTGCTTTCTTCCATCATCCTTCTCTGCATGCTTCAGACTAAGCTCTCCCTTCTCTAGGGGATGCTTAGTTTGAGGTGTAGTTGATCCTATCTGAAAAATTTGTGGCTCCTCTTGGTGTTGCAGAGGATGCCTGGCAGACAGTCGCTCTCTGGGAACTGACTGGTGTCATGAGGAGAGAAGGATGACTTCTCTCCAGCTGTGGGCAGAAGAGGAGCTGGGTGGCATTTCCTTGTGCTGACAGCAGGCGCATCTGAGTCAGGGCACCTGGTTTTGTCTCTGCCACTGATTCACTTGTAACCCTGGGCAAATCACCCAGTGCTTGCATTGTTCTGTCTCCATAAATAGAAAAGTTAATCCCTCCCCCTTGTGAAGACCCAGTAATAAATAAGAAACGCTTGTAATACATGAATGCAAAGTGCATTCATTTATCTCAGAACAGTAGTGCTTGGGAGGTTAGCCGCTGGAGTAAGGAACGTATGTAAAACTGCAGGGGAAATAAATAACTCTGTTTAAATGGCCTGTCCCAGCATGAAACCCTGCTCTTGAAGCTCTGCATCTGATTGAAAGTTCCTGGAGATGGCTCTTTTTTACTGAAGAGCACAGTGCTCCTCTCTTGCCgcaaaagagaaaaacctgCTCAGCTTCCTCAGAGCTGTCTAGAGGAGAGTCCTTG
It encodes:
- the LOC104911089 gene encoding cytosolic phospholipase A2 beta-like is translated as MGSPPAKMKICPIYMLSVRIIQARNIKSRDLWAVPLSCQNLAGHCYSLLGTSLKYLGLSGCSRRLQSSPDSSSERHQLGDFFSHRCQAPQMTASDCYVRLWLPSASNEKLQTKTIKNSDNPVWNETFYFRIQREVENILELAVCDEDPLTKDDMQFTVLFNIARVRPGERVREKFALKSEKERCIKKWESLEVEFWMEKM